One window of Nicotiana tomentosiformis chromosome 11, ASM39032v3, whole genome shotgun sequence genomic DNA carries:
- the LOC138901746 gene encoding uncharacterized protein: MAHKLEDLGAFTIPCTIGSAEFAKALCDLWAYINLMPYYVFKTLGIGQLRPASMRLKMANRTMKRPLGVIEDVLVHVDKFILPADFVILDCEVDYEVLIILGRPFLATRKAHCDVKAGELTFWIGD; encoded by the coding sequence atggctcataagttggaggatctcggtgctttcacaattccttgtacaattggaagtgccgagtttgctaaagctctttgtgatctttggGCATAtataaatttgatgccctattatgttttcaagactttgggtaTTGGGCAACTAAGACCCGCCTCTATGAGATTGAAAATGGCcaatcgtactatgaagaggcctttgggagtgattgaagatgtcttggttcatgttgataaattcattcttccggcggattttgtcattctagattgtgaggttgattatgaagtgctgattattcttgggagacctttccttgctactaGGAAGGCTCATTGTGATGTTAAAGCCGGAGAACTTACATTCTGGATTGGTGATTGA